One genomic segment of Labilithrix sp. includes these proteins:
- the rpoB gene encoding DNA-directed RNA polymerase subunit beta: MATAIQSNFRIRKNLGRISRVIEVPNLIDIQKSSYDKFLQSNVPQNERVETGLQAVFRSVFPIKDFNGTSELVFVSYNLEKPKYDVDECRQRGMTFAAPIKVTTQLMIYDTRDGGERIVRDIKEQEVYFGEIPLMTDTGTFIINGTERVVVSQLHRSPGVFFDHDKGKTHSSGKLLYSARVIPYRGSWLDFEFDPKDIIYVRIDRRRKMHATNLLRALGYSTQDLLNYFYNTETVYLEKGGKYAKSVEYDLLAGQRSTRDIKVGSEVIVKKNTKFTKAAMKKLREAKVDRLPADVEDLVGKVAAHDVVDKETGEVILEVNEEVTADKLEKLREAGLDSFKILFIDGLNVGSYLRDTLLAEKVKTTEDAIMEIYRRLRPGDPPTLDTAKTLFHNLFFNPERYDLSKVGRLKLNYKFYKDLPEEQRPALDTQILTAQDILETVRHLIELKNGRGSVDDIDHLGNRRVRAVGELMENQYRIGLVRMERAIKERMSMSQEIDTLMPHDLINAKPVSAVVKEYFGSSQLSQFMDQTNPLSEVTHKRRLSALGPGGLTRERAGFEVRDVHPTHYGRICPIETPEGPNIGLIASLSTYARVNEYGFVETPYRRAGDGRATDEVNWYSALEEEAKFIAQASADTDEKGKYKESLVSVRLNGDFQMVAPDMVQLMDVAPNQMVSVAANLIPFLEHDDANRALMGANMQRQAVPLIRSWAPLVGTGMEGKLARDSGVCMLAKRDGVVESVDASRIVVRPESDKAEIPDIYQLYKFQRSNQSTCFNQKPIVRAGERVKAGDVLADGPSTDMGELALGQNVLVAFMPWQGYNFEDSILVSERIAKDDVFTSIHIEEFECVARDTKLGKEEVTRDIPNVGEEALKDLDESGIVRIGAEVKPGDILVGKITPKGETQLSPEEKLLRAIFGEKAGDVRDSSLRVPPGVSGIVINARIFARKGTEKDERSVSIETAEKERLERQRDEEVKILRDSFFRGLKKKLVGQTTTGKLVDDKGKVLLQKGQAMDEAALDEIPRKYWAELPVEDAEDIAAKLAELEEIIRVREEHFRDKIDRLSKGDELPPGVIKMVKVYIAIKRKLQVGDKMAGRHGNKGVVSRIMAEEDMPYTQDGRPVDIVLNPLGVPSRMNVGQILETHLGWGGLALGWQLQYMLDHKFSDAQIKEHILKIFDGDKDISKMLSKLTQDEARQVAQKLKKGVHFASPVFDGAPEEAIKSSLALAGLPTSGQAVLFDGRTGEAFDQEVTVGVMYVLKLHHLVDDKIHARSIGPYSLVTQQPLGGKAQFGGQRLGEMEVWAMEAYGTAYALQEFLTVKSDDVMGRTRMYEAIVKGEYTLEPGLPESFNVLIKELQALCLNVELLEPGQIRAADQAAEE; this comes from the coding sequence ATGGCGACCGCTATCCAGTCCAACTTTCGCATCCGCAAGAACCTCGGACGGATCTCTCGTGTGATCGAGGTCCCGAACCTCATCGACATCCAGAAGTCGTCGTACGACAAGTTCCTGCAGTCCAACGTCCCGCAGAACGAACGCGTCGAGACGGGGCTCCAGGCTGTCTTCCGCAGCGTCTTCCCGATCAAGGACTTCAACGGCACGAGCGAGCTCGTCTTCGTCTCGTACAACCTCGAGAAGCCGAAGTACGACGTCGACGAGTGCCGCCAGCGCGGCATGACGTTCGCTGCGCCGATCAAGGTCACGACGCAGCTCATGATCTACGACACCCGCGACGGCGGGGAGCGCATCGTCCGCGACATCAAGGAGCAGGAGGTCTACTTCGGCGAGATCCCGCTGATGACGGACACCGGCACGTTCATCATCAACGGCACCGAGCGCGTCGTCGTCTCGCAGCTCCACCGCTCGCCGGGCGTCTTCTTCGATCACGACAAGGGCAAGACGCACTCGAGCGGCAAGCTGCTCTACAGCGCGCGCGTCATCCCCTACCGCGGCTCGTGGCTCGACTTCGAGTTCGACCCGAAGGACATCATCTACGTCCGCATCGACCGCCGCCGGAAGATGCACGCGACGAACCTCCTCCGCGCCCTCGGCTACAGCACGCAGGACCTCCTCAACTACTTCTACAACACCGAGACGGTGTACCTGGAGAAGGGCGGCAAGTACGCGAAGTCGGTCGAGTACGACCTCCTCGCGGGCCAGCGCTCGACGCGCGACATCAAGGTCGGCAGCGAAGTCATCGTCAAGAAGAACACCAAGTTCACCAAGGCGGCGATGAAGAAGCTCCGCGAGGCGAAGGTCGATCGCCTCCCGGCCGACGTCGAGGACCTCGTCGGCAAGGTCGCGGCGCACGACGTCGTCGACAAGGAGACCGGCGAGGTCATCCTCGAGGTCAACGAGGAAGTCACGGCGGACAAGCTCGAGAAGCTCCGCGAGGCGGGCCTCGACTCGTTCAAGATCCTCTTCATCGACGGCCTCAACGTCGGCAGCTACCTCCGCGACACGCTCCTCGCGGAGAAGGTGAAGACGACCGAAGACGCGATCATGGAGATCTACCGCCGCCTCCGGCCGGGCGATCCCCCGACGCTCGACACGGCGAAGACGCTCTTCCACAACCTGTTCTTCAACCCCGAGCGCTACGACCTCTCGAAGGTCGGCCGCCTCAAGCTGAACTACAAGTTCTACAAGGACCTGCCGGAGGAGCAGCGCCCCGCGCTCGACACGCAGATCCTCACCGCGCAGGACATCCTCGAGACGGTCCGCCACCTCATCGAGCTGAAGAACGGCCGCGGCTCCGTCGACGACATCGACCACCTCGGCAACCGTCGCGTGCGCGCGGTCGGCGAGCTCATGGAGAACCAGTACCGCATCGGTCTGGTCCGCATGGAGCGCGCGATCAAGGAGCGCATGAGCATGTCGCAAGAGATCGACACGCTCATGCCGCACGACCTCATCAACGCGAAGCCGGTCTCCGCGGTGGTGAAGGAGTACTTCGGCTCCTCGCAGCTCTCGCAGTTCATGGACCAGACGAACCCGCTGAGCGAGGTCACGCACAAGCGTCGTCTCTCCGCGCTCGGGCCCGGCGGTCTCACGCGCGAGCGCGCGGGCTTCGAGGTCCGCGACGTCCACCCGACGCACTACGGCCGTATCTGCCCGATCGAGACGCCGGAAGGTCCGAACATCGGCCTCATCGCCTCGCTCAGCACCTACGCGCGCGTGAACGAGTACGGCTTCGTCGAGACGCCGTACCGCCGCGCCGGCGACGGCCGCGCGACCGACGAGGTGAACTGGTACTCCGCCCTCGAGGAGGAGGCGAAGTTCATCGCGCAGGCGTCCGCCGACACCGACGAGAAGGGCAAGTACAAGGAGTCGCTCGTCAGCGTGCGCCTCAACGGCGACTTCCAGATGGTCGCGCCCGACATGGTCCAGCTCATGGACGTCGCGCCGAACCAGATGGTGTCCGTCGCCGCGAACCTGATCCCGTTCCTCGAGCACGACGACGCGAACCGCGCGCTCATGGGCGCGAACATGCAGCGTCAGGCCGTTCCGCTCATCCGCTCCTGGGCGCCGCTCGTCGGTACCGGGATGGAGGGCAAGCTCGCGCGCGACTCCGGCGTCTGCATGCTCGCCAAGCGCGACGGCGTCGTCGAGAGCGTCGACGCCTCGCGCATCGTCGTCCGCCCCGAGAGCGACAAGGCCGAGATCCCCGACATCTACCAGCTCTACAAGTTCCAGCGCTCGAACCAGTCGACCTGCTTCAACCAGAAGCCGATCGTCCGCGCGGGCGAGCGCGTGAAGGCCGGCGACGTCCTCGCGGACGGCCCGTCGACCGACATGGGCGAGCTCGCGCTCGGCCAGAACGTGCTCGTCGCGTTCATGCCGTGGCAGGGCTACAACTTCGAGGACTCGATCCTCGTCAGCGAGCGCATCGCGAAGGACGACGTCTTCACCTCGATCCACATCGAGGAGTTCGAGTGCGTCGCGCGCGACACGAAGCTCGGCAAGGAAGAGGTCACCCGCGACATCCCGAACGTCGGCGAAGAGGCCCTCAAGGACCTCGACGAGAGCGGCATCGTCCGCATCGGCGCCGAGGTGAAGCCGGGCGACATCCTCGTCGGCAAGATCACGCCGAAGGGCGAGACGCAGCTCTCTCCCGAGGAGAAGCTCCTCCGCGCGATCTTCGGCGAGAAGGCCGGCGACGTGCGCGACAGCTCGCTCCGCGTCCCCCCGGGCGTCAGCGGCATCGTCATCAACGCTCGCATCTTCGCGCGCAAGGGCACGGAGAAGGACGAGCGCTCGGTCTCGATCGAGACCGCCGAGAAGGAGCGCCTCGAGCGCCAGCGCGACGAGGAGGTGAAGATCCTCCGCGACTCGTTCTTCCGCGGCCTCAAGAAGAAGCTCGTCGGTCAGACCACGACCGGCAAGCTCGTCGACGACAAGGGCAAGGTCCTCCTCCAGAAGGGCCAGGCGATGGACGAGGCGGCGCTCGACGAGATCCCGCGCAAGTACTGGGCGGAGCTCCCGGTCGAGGACGCCGAGGACATCGCGGCGAAGCTCGCGGAGCTCGAGGAGATCATCCGCGTCCGTGAGGAGCACTTCCGCGACAAGATCGATCGCCTCTCGAAGGGCGACGAGCTCCCGCCGGGCGTGATCAAGATGGTGAAGGTCTACATCGCCATCAAGCGCAAGCTCCAGGTCGGCGACAAGATGGCCGGCCGTCACGGCAACAAGGGCGTCGTCTCCCGCATCATGGCGGAAGAGGACATGCCCTACACGCAGGACGGTCGCCCGGTCGACATCGTCCTCAACCCGCTCGGCGTTCCGTCTCGTATGAACGTCGGTCAGATCCTCGAGACGCACCTCGGATGGGGCGGCCTCGCGCTCGGCTGGCAGCTCCAGTACATGCTGGACCACAAGTTCAGCGACGCGCAGATCAAGGAGCACATCCTCAAGATCTTCGACGGCGACAAGGACATCTCCAAGATGCTCTCGAAGCTGACGCAGGACGAGGCGCGTCAGGTCGCGCAGAAGCTGAAGAAGGGCGTCCACTTCGCGTCGCCGGTCTTCGACGGCGCGCCGGAGGAGGCGATCAAGTCGAGCCTCGCGCTCGCGGGGCTCCCGACGAGCGGCCAGGCGGTCCTCTTCGACGGCCGCACGGGCGAGGCGTTCGACCAGGAGGTGACGGTGGGCGTCATGTACGTCCTCAAGCTGCACCACCTCGTCGACGACAAGATCCACGCGCGCTCGATCGGCCCGTACTCGCTCGTCACCCAGCAGCCGCTCGGTGGCAAGGCGCAGTTCGGCGGCCAGCGTCTCGGCGAAATGGAGGTCTGGGCGATGGAGGCCTACGGCACCGCGTACGCGCTGCAGGAGTTCCTCACCGTCAAGAGCGACGACGTCATGGGCCGCACGCGCATGTACGAAGCCATCGTGAAGGGCGAGTACACGCTCGAGCCGGGCCTGCCGGAGTCGTTCAACGTCCTCATCAAGGAGCTCCAGGCGCTCTGCCTGAACGTCGAGCTCCTCGAGCCGGGTCAGATCCGGGCCGCCGACCAGGCCGCGGAAGAGTGA
- a CDS encoding DUF1963 domain-containing protein — protein sequence MPNRIDDFVRRVKNPFWVNTSRANEIFEGFSFEDVCPPERWENIPHLRFRVGPVETLESGPGSRLAGPALAGAPDGYELAAHLDLAELADVHRGEVPLPSEGTLTLFTDVVETRVQLRRDLTATGAPARGRRLIPELVERVDRRAEREAEVHGRCVNRMFWGQSPQTGTWLYWAAMFELKRHGLGGSLKELREAEAKGVDVVEIIRGLTSWRMLWQIDGDDEIGLTAGGEDRLYVFIRLDDLEAGRFDRVVPVVEPHS from the coding sequence GTGCCGAACCGCATCGACGACTTCGTACGGCGGGTGAAAAACCCATTCTGGGTCAACACGAGCCGGGCGAACGAGATCTTCGAGGGGTTCTCTTTCGAAGACGTCTGTCCGCCCGAGCGCTGGGAGAACATACCGCACCTGCGCTTCCGCGTCGGACCCGTCGAGACGCTCGAGAGCGGCCCCGGCTCGCGGCTCGCGGGTCCCGCCCTCGCGGGAGCACCGGACGGCTACGAGCTCGCGGCGCACCTCGATCTCGCGGAGCTGGCGGACGTCCATCGCGGCGAGGTCCCTCTTCCCTCGGAAGGCACGTTGACCCTCTTCACGGACGTGGTCGAGACGCGGGTGCAGCTCCGGCGCGACCTCACGGCGACGGGGGCACCGGCGCGCGGGCGTCGGTTGATCCCGGAGCTCGTCGAGCGCGTCGACCGACGAGCCGAGCGCGAGGCCGAGGTCCACGGCCGCTGCGTGAATCGAATGTTCTGGGGGCAGTCACCGCAGACGGGGACGTGGCTCTACTGGGCCGCGATGTTCGAGCTGAAGAGGCACGGGCTCGGGGGCTCGCTGAAGGAGCTGCGCGAGGCCGAGGCGAAGGGCGTCGACGTGGTCGAGATCATTCGCGGGCTCACGAGCTGGCGGATGCTCTGGCAGATCGACGGCGACGACGAGATCGGCCTCACCGCGGGAGGCGAAGACCGGCTCTATGTCTTCATCCGGCTCGACGACCTCGAGGCCGGTCGCTTCGATCGGGTCGTGCCCGTCGTCGAGCCTCACTCCTGA
- the rplL gene encoding 50S ribosomal protein L7/L12: MADLTKDQVVDYLSNLPVIQIAELIKTLEDKWGVKAAPVAVAGPAVAGGGGAAAAPAEEKTEFTVSLKEAGANKINVIKVVREITGLGLKEAKDLVEGAPKDLKEGVSKAEADDFKKKLEEAGAKVELK; the protein is encoded by the coding sequence ATGGCAGATCTCACCAAGGACCAGGTCGTCGACTACCTCTCTAACCTCCCGGTCATCCAGATCGCGGAGCTGATCAAGACCCTCGAGGACAAGTGGGGCGTCAAGGCGGCTCCGGTCGCGGTCGCGGGTCCGGCGGTCGCCGGCGGCGGCGGTGCGGCGGCGGCTCCGGCGGAGGAGAAGACGGAGTTCACCGTCTCGCTCAAGGAAGCCGGCGCAAACAAGATCAACGTCATCAAGGTCGTCCGCGAGATCACGGGCCTCGGCCTCAAGGAGGCGAAGGACCTCGTCGAGGGCGCGCCCAAGGACCTCAAGGAAGGCGTCTCGAAGGCGGAGGCCGACGACTTCAAGAAGAAGCTCGAAGAGGCCGGCGCGAAGGTCGAGCTCAAGTAA
- the rpoC gene encoding DNA-directed RNA polymerase subunit beta', with protein sequence MRDIFSFFEKPKDPLSFSAIRISLASPEKIREWSHGEVKKPETINYRTFKPERDGLFCAKIFGPVKDYECNCGKYKRMKHRGIVCEKCGVEVIQSKVRRERLGHINLATPVAHIWFLKSLPSRIGNMLDISLKDLEKVLYCEAYIVIDPKETALSRGELLSEERYMQLQDEYGDDKFQAGMGGEAVLEMLKSVDIHQLCETLRQEMRTATSEAKRKKIVKRLKVTEAFRESGNRPEWMMLTVIPVLPPDLRPLVPLDGGRFATSDLNDLYRRVINRNNRLKRLLELNAPEIIIRNERRMLQEAVDALFDNGRRGKTITGPNKRPLKSLSDMLKGKQGRFRQNLLGKRVDYSGRSVIVVGPALKLHQCGLPTKMALELFKPFIYNKLEERGYVNTIKSAKKMVEKERPEVFDILEEVVSEHPVLLNRAPTLHRLGIQAFEPVLIEGKAIQLHPLVCAAFNADFDGDQMAVHVPLSIEAQMEARVLMMSTNNILSPANGKPIINPTQDIVLGLYYATREKKFARGCYRPGSLQVSKNGKVEGGYLRGVYSSREEVRMAYDNGEVTIHTGIRVRVIDPETQKRITVDTTVGRCLISEIVPEGLPFKLVNKALDKKALSTLIDACYRKHRNKETVLLADRLRSLGYEHATKAGVSICMDHMVIPDAKAVLLGEAQGEVQQVIDQYQEGLITDGERYNKIVDIWAGVADKVTGEMMTVIGKETVTDSETGKESVEPSFNSIFIMADSGARGSTQQIRQLAAMRGLMAKPSGEIIENPIKANFREGLSVLEYFISTHGARKGLADTALKTANSGYLTRRLVDVAQDAVISEFDCGTLDGIRVAKLEDAGEVIQPLGDRILGRVALEDVVDPLTGEVIVPYNTELDEDLVFKIEEAGIEEIVIRSVLTCQTRRGVCAKCYGRDLARGYKVNIGEAIGIIASQSIGEPGTQLTMRTFHIGGAAARGKIEQSSIEARTEGFVRIRGANLARRRDGTVTVMNRHGELVIVDDTGREREHHRMVYGAVLKCTEGDKVKPGQLLAEWDAFANVILTEVGGVAKFGDIVEGVTMIEKLDEVTGLSRKVVIESRAADLRPRVSLKHPETGDTLKLPNSTLEARYLLPVGANIVVQDGDILEPGDVISKIPRESTKTQDITGGLPRVAELFEARKPKDHAIIAEIDGEVSFGKDTKGKRKVLITPFSHDGQPLNDQSREYLIPKGKHIHVQPGDRVRAGEPLQDGPANPHDILRVKGEKELAAYLVNEIQQVYRLQGVAINDKHIEVIVRQMLRRVRIKDVGDTNFLVDENVEKHIFERENSRVIERGGKPGIAEPLLLGITKASLSTESFISASSFQETTKVLTEAAINGKTDTLRGLKENVIMGRLIPAGTGLAAYKVLNVVVDGEAVEQDQSRYQPQPIPQPTPSQLAAVNEE encoded by the coding sequence ATGCGCGACATCTTCAGCTTCTTCGAGAAGCCCAAGGATCCGCTTTCGTTCAGCGCGATCCGCATTTCGCTCGCGAGCCCCGAGAAGATCCGCGAGTGGTCGCACGGTGAGGTCAAGAAGCCCGAGACGATCAACTACCGCACGTTCAAGCCGGAGCGGGATGGCCTCTTCTGCGCCAAGATCTTCGGGCCGGTGAAGGACTACGAGTGCAACTGCGGCAAGTACAAGCGCATGAAGCACCGTGGCATCGTCTGCGAGAAGTGCGGTGTCGAGGTCATCCAGAGCAAGGTGCGCCGCGAGCGCCTCGGCCACATCAACCTGGCCACGCCCGTCGCGCACATCTGGTTCCTCAAGAGCCTGCCGAGCCGCATCGGCAACATGCTCGACATCTCGCTGAAGGACCTCGAGAAGGTCCTCTACTGCGAGGCGTACATCGTCATCGACCCGAAGGAGACCGCCCTCTCGCGCGGCGAGCTCCTCTCCGAGGAGCGCTACATGCAGCTCCAGGACGAGTACGGCGACGACAAGTTCCAGGCGGGCATGGGCGGCGAGGCCGTCCTCGAGATGCTCAAGAGCGTGGACATCCACCAGCTCTGCGAGACGCTCCGCCAGGAGATGCGCACCGCGACGAGCGAGGCGAAGCGCAAGAAGATCGTGAAGCGCCTCAAGGTCACGGAGGCGTTCCGCGAGTCCGGCAACCGTCCGGAGTGGATGATGCTCACCGTCATCCCGGTCCTCCCGCCGGATCTCCGCCCGCTCGTCCCGCTCGACGGCGGCCGCTTCGCGACGAGCGATCTCAACGACCTCTACCGCCGCGTCATCAACCGCAACAACCGCCTGAAGCGCCTGCTCGAGCTCAACGCGCCGGAGATCATCATCCGGAACGAGCGCCGCATGCTCCAGGAGGCGGTCGACGCCCTCTTCGACAACGGCCGCCGCGGCAAGACCATCACCGGTCCGAACAAGCGCCCCCTCAAGTCCCTCAGCGACATGCTGAAGGGCAAGCAGGGCCGCTTCCGCCAGAACCTCCTCGGCAAGCGCGTCGACTACTCCGGCCGCTCCGTCATCGTCGTCGGCCCCGCGCTCAAGCTGCACCAGTGCGGTCTCCCGACCAAGATGGCGCTCGAGCTCTTCAAGCCGTTCATCTACAACAAGCTCGAAGAGCGGGGTTACGTCAATACCATCAAATCCGCCAAAAAGATGGTGGAGAAGGAGCGCCCCGAGGTCTTCGACATCCTCGAAGAGGTGGTCTCCGAGCACCCGGTCCTCCTGAACCGCGCGCCGACGCTCCACCGCCTCGGCATCCAGGCGTTCGAGCCGGTCCTCATCGAGGGCAAGGCGATCCAGCTCCATCCGCTCGTCTGCGCGGCGTTCAACGCCGACTTCGACGGCGACCAGATGGCGGTCCACGTGCCGCTCTCGATCGAGGCGCAGATGGAAGCGCGCGTGCTCATGATGAGCACGAACAACATCCTCTCGCCGGCGAACGGCAAGCCGATCATCAACCCGACGCAGGACATCGTCCTCGGGCTCTACTACGCGACCCGCGAGAAGAAGTTCGCGAGGGGTTGCTACCGTCCGGGCTCGCTCCAGGTGAGCAAGAACGGCAAGGTCGAGGGCGGTTACCTCCGCGGCGTGTACTCGTCGCGCGAGGAGGTCCGCATGGCCTACGACAACGGTGAGGTCACGATCCACACCGGCATCCGCGTCCGCGTGATCGACCCCGAGACGCAGAAGCGCATCACGGTCGACACCACCGTCGGTCGCTGCCTCATCTCGGAGATCGTCCCCGAGGGTCTGCCCTTCAAGCTGGTGAACAAGGCCCTCGACAAGAAGGCGCTCTCCACGCTCATCGACGCTTGCTACCGCAAGCACCGCAACAAGGAGACGGTCCTCCTCGCGGACCGCCTGCGCTCGCTCGGCTACGAGCACGCGACGAAGGCGGGCGTCTCGATCTGCATGGACCACATGGTCATCCCCGACGCGAAGGCGGTCCTTCTCGGCGAGGCGCAGGGCGAGGTCCAGCAGGTCATCGACCAGTACCAGGAAGGCCTCATCACCGACGGTGAGCGCTACAACAAGATCGTCGACATCTGGGCCGGCGTCGCCGACAAGGTGACGGGCGAGATGATGACGGTCATCGGCAAGGAGACGGTCACCGACTCCGAGACCGGCAAGGAGTCCGTCGAGCCCTCCTTCAACAGCATCTTCATCATGGCGGACTCGGGCGCCCGCGGCTCGACGCAGCAGATCCGCCAGCTCGCCGCGATGCGCGGCCTCATGGCCAAGCCCTCCGGCGAGATCATCGAGAACCCGATCAAGGCGAACTTCCGCGAGGGCCTCTCCGTCCTCGAGTACTTCATCTCGACCCACGGCGCTCGTAAGGGCCTCGCGGACACGGCGCTCAAGACGGCCAACTCCGGCTACCTGACGCGTCGCCTCGTCGACGTCGCGCAGGACGCGGTCATCTCCGAGTTCGACTGCGGCACCCTCGACGGCATCCGCGTCGCGAAGCTCGAGGACGCGGGCGAGGTCATCCAGCCCCTCGGCGACCGCATCCTCGGCCGCGTCGCCCTGGAAGACGTCGTCGACCCGCTCACGGGCGAGGTCATCGTCCCGTACAACACGGAGCTCGACGAGGACCTCGTCTTCAAGATCGAGGAGGCGGGCATCGAGGAGATCGTGATCCGCTCGGTGCTCACCTGCCAGACCCGCCGCGGCGTCTGCGCGAAGTGCTATGGCCGCGACCTCGCGCGCGGCTACAAGGTCAACATCGGCGAGGCGATCGGCATCATCGCTTCTCAGTCCATCGGCGAGCCGGGCACCCAGCTCACGATGCGCACCTTCCACATCGGCGGCGCGGCGGCGCGCGGCAAGATCGAGCAGTCCTCGATCGAGGCGCGCACCGAGGGCTTCGTCCGCATCCGCGGCGCGAACCTGGCCCGCCGTCGCGACGGAACGGTCACGGTCATGAACCGCCACGGCGAGCTCGTGATCGTGGACGACACGGGCCGCGAGCGCGAGCACCACCGGATGGTGTACGGCGCGGTCCTCAAGTGCACCGAGGGTGACAAGGTGAAGCCGGGCCAGCTCCTCGCGGAGTGGGACGCCTTCGCGAACGTCATCCTCACGGAGGTCGGCGGCGTCGCGAAGTTCGGCGACATCGTCGAGGGCGTGACGATGATCGAGAAGCTCGACGAGGTCACGGGCCTCTCGCGCAAGGTGGTCATCGAGTCCCGCGCGGCGGACCTCCGCCCGCGCGTCAGCCTCAAGCACCCGGAGACGGGCGACACGCTCAAGCTCCCCAACTCCACCCTCGAAGCCCGCTATCTCCTCCCGGTCGGCGCGAACATCGTCGTCCAGGACGGCGACATCCTCGAGCCGGGCGACGTCATCTCGAAGATCCCGCGCGAGTCGACGAAGACGCAGGACATCACGGGCGGCCTCCCGCGCGTGGCGGAGCTCTTCGAGGCCAGGAAGCCCAAGGACCACGCGATCATCGCGGAAATCGACGGCGAGGTCTCCTTCGGCAAGGACACGAAGGGCAAGCGCAAGGTCCTCATCACGCCCTTCAGCCACGACGGCCAGCCCCTCAACGATCAGTCCCGCGAGTACCTGATCCCGAAGGGCAAGCACATCCACGTCCAACCGGGCGACCGGGTGCGCGCAGGCGAGCCGCTGCAGGACGGCCCGGCAAACCCGCACGACATCCTGCGCGTGAAGGGCGAGAAGGAGCTTGCGGCGTATCTCGTGAACGAGATCCAGCAGGTCTACCGCCTGCAGGGCGTCGCCATCAACGACAAGCACATCGAGGTGATCGTCCGCCAGATGCTGCGCCGCGTGCGCATCAAGGACGTGGGCGACACGAACTTCCTGGTGGACGAGAACGTCGAGAAGCACATCTTCGAGCGTGAGAACTCACGGGTCATCGAGCGCGGCGGCAAGCCGGGCATCGCAGAGCCGCTGCTTCTCGGCATCACGAAGGCGAGCCTCTCGACGGAGAGCTTCATCTCGGCGTCGTCGTTCCAGGAGACCACCAAGGTGCTCACGGAAGCGGCGATCAACGGGAAGACGGACACGCTGCGCGGTCTCAAGGAGAACGTGATCATGGGCCGTCTGATCCCGGCCGGCACGGGCCTCGCGGCGTACAAGGTCCTCAACGTCGTTGTCGACGGCGAGGCGGTGGAGCAGGACCAGTCGCGCTACCAGCCGCAGCCGATCCCGCAGCCGACGCCGAGCCAGCTCGCGGCGGTGAACGAGGAGTGA